In Gossypium arboreum isolate Shixiya-1 chromosome 6, ASM2569848v2, whole genome shotgun sequence, the following are encoded in one genomic region:
- the LOC108485050 gene encoding uncharacterized protein LOC108485050 yields MGTSQPQRGVQQPPRGRGQARGGNGFSHGRRALGSGVGYTEARQPVLVYVAHIGYTHSYVDCTVTEKLGILVENTLSGITVLSPLRQSVRVNKLFRDVPLEIRGVVFLADHMELPFGEFNLILSMDWLVKHRVSLDCATKRVVLRTEADEEVVVIGERWNYLSNVISALRVEKFVRKGCEAFLAYVSVLYVSDSSIKDIRIVKDFLDVFLEELPRLPPERRVEFGIELFPGTTPVSIAPYRMALKELVELKAQI; encoded by the exons atgggtacaAGTCAGCCACAAAGAGGTGTTCAGCAaccaccgagaggccgtggtcaggccaggggtggtaaTGGATTCAGTCATGGTCGTAGAGCACTGGGCAGTGGTGTTGGttatactgaggcgaggcagccggtACTGGTTTATGTTGCAC ATATAGGATATACACATTCTTATGTTGATTGCACTGTTACTGAGAAATTGGGGATTCTAGTTGAGAATACTCTAAGCGGAATTACTGTTCTAAGTCCACTGAGACAGTCTGTGAGGGTAAATAAGTTGTTTAGAGATGTTCCCTTGGAGATACGAGGAGTTGTTTTTCTGGCCGATCatatggagctgccatttggagaattcaatttaatactaagtATGGATTGGCTAGTTAAACATCGGGTAAGCTTGGATTGTGCCACTAAACGGGTTGTACTGAGAACTGAGGCAGATGAGGAGGTAGTGGTAATTGGGGAGCGATGGAACTATTTAAGTAATGTAATTTCTGCACTAAGGGTCGAGAAGTTTGTTCGCAAGGGTTGCGAGGCGTTCTTGGCTTACGTCAGTGTTTTATATGTTAGTGACTCTTCGATAAAGGATATTAGAATAGTCAAGGATTTTTTGGACGTctttcttgaggagttaccgaggTTACCTCCAGAGCGTAgagtggagtttgggattgagctctttCCTGGTACAACtccagtgtccatcgccccttacagaatggcactgaaggagcttGTAGAGCTTAAGGCCCAGATATAA